In one window of Micromonospora cathayae DNA:
- a CDS encoding tyrosine-type recombinase/integrase: MPPSDVPVRYRPSSTPALPGGPVDFTEAWLANRRLSAHTRDAYRRDVTGWLTWCADHGIDPLRATFLHVNAYARALETTLGARTGRPLTPATIARRMSAVSSWYDFLLRLRAVEVNPVAGADRPHVDRDHSATVGLTPQEVDALLAAARADTGPTAVRNQAVLALLADLGLRVGELVSLNVDDLGVERGHRSVRFVGKGGRSRRRALTPGTAYAVDAYLAQRAAGQGVPVADLTGPLLVTATGGRLDRHSVFRLVRRLARAAGIPAWAKLSPHSLRHSFATTARAEGVPLEDVQDAMGHADPRTTRRYDRDRHNLDRDPAYVIWAARSRRTPG, from the coding sequence ATGCCACCCTCGGACGTTCCGGTGCGGTACCGCCCGTCGTCGACCCCCGCGCTGCCCGGCGGGCCGGTCGATTTCACCGAGGCGTGGCTGGCCAACCGGCGACTGTCCGCCCACACCCGGGACGCCTACCGGCGGGACGTCACCGGCTGGCTGACCTGGTGCGCCGACCACGGCATCGACCCGCTGCGGGCGACGTTCCTGCACGTCAACGCCTACGCGCGGGCCCTGGAGACCACCCTCGGCGCCCGGACGGGTCGGCCGTTGACCCCGGCCACCATCGCCCGCCGCATGTCGGCGGTGTCCAGTTGGTACGACTTTCTGCTGCGCCTGCGGGCCGTCGAGGTGAACCCGGTCGCCGGCGCGGACCGGCCGCACGTGGACCGGGACCATTCCGCCACCGTCGGACTCACCCCGCAGGAGGTGGACGCGCTGCTGGCCGCGGCCCGCGCCGACACCGGCCCGACCGCCGTCCGGAACCAGGCCGTGCTGGCGTTGCTGGCCGATCTGGGGCTGCGGGTCGGGGAACTGGTGTCGTTGAACGTCGACGACCTGGGTGTCGAGCGGGGCCACCGCAGTGTCCGGTTCGTCGGCAAGGGTGGCCGGTCCCGGCGGCGGGCGTTGACGCCGGGCACCGCGTACGCGGTGGACGCGTACCTGGCGCAGCGGGCCGCCGGGCAGGGCGTGCCGGTGGCCGACCTGACCGGTCCGCTGCTGGTCACCGCCACCGGCGGCCGGCTCGACCGGCACTCGGTGTTCCGGCTGGTGCGGCGGCTGGCGCGGGCCGCCGGCATCCCGGCGTGGGCGAAACTGTCCCCGCACTCGCTGCGGCACTCGTTCGCCACCACCGCCCGCGCCGAGGGCGTCCCCCTGGAGGACGTGCAGGACGCGATGGGGCACGCCGATCCGCGGACCACCCGCCGCTACGACCGGGACCGGCACAACCTGGACCGGGATCCGGCGTACGTGATCTGGGCGGCCCGGTCCCGACGTACCCCCGGCTGA
- a CDS encoding winged helix-turn-helix transcriptional regulator: protein MATTAAAGKRAQAKAEYDAFLAACPSRQLLDRISNKWVVLILCALGGDGSHGPTAMRYSELSRLLAGVSQKMLTQTLRALERDGLLTRTVTPTVPVTVTYRLTDLGFSLHHLTRGLRGWAQDHMGDVLAHRANNDATTV from the coding sequence GTGGCGACGACGGCGGCCGCCGGGAAAAGGGCACAGGCCAAGGCCGAGTACGACGCGTTCCTGGCGGCGTGTCCCAGCCGTCAGCTCCTCGACCGGATCTCGAACAAGTGGGTCGTGCTGATCCTGTGCGCGCTGGGAGGTGACGGGTCGCACGGCCCGACGGCGATGCGCTACTCGGAACTGTCCCGGCTCCTGGCCGGCGTCAGCCAGAAGATGCTGACCCAGACGCTGCGGGCCCTCGAACGCGACGGGCTGCTCACCCGTACCGTCACACCCACCGTGCCCGTCACCGTCACCTACCGACTGACCGACCTGGGTTTCTCCCTGCACCACCTGACCCGTGGGCTGCGGGGCTGGGCACAGGACCACATGGGCGACGTCCTCGCCCACCGGGCGAACAACGACGCGACCACGGTCTGA
- a CDS encoding acyl-CoA dehydrogenase family protein produces MVRFVQQVPAPSDPYTGDPLLRSWLERHLGPAGHAAAKGRLADLAADVVGPLRAAHADAEAHPPRLVRYDPWGARVDRVETSAGWRTQRAAAARHAVVALPYLPDARGTWGAAARVVQHALLHLYGAESATFSCPVAMADGAAALLSRPEVDPAVRDAWLPRLTATDPDVAVTSGQWMTESQGGSDLARSGTLARPARDGSWRLTGEKWFCSAVDSALAVALARPEGAGRGSRVLAPFLVPRYAADSPLAVGGDPTGPAPGVRIHRLKDKLGTRALPTAEVGLRDAYALPLGDPTQPGLARAMTLVVVTRLHNAAAAVSGMRRGLAYARAYADARQVAGGRLVDSPLHRATLGTLGVDTAGAFVLAGHAFALMGRVEIGADPDAAAELRVVAPLAKLATGRLAVSCASEYVEAFGGAGYVEDTGVPRLLRDAQVLPIWEGTTNVLALDVLRAVSREDAGRPLLRRLAAAADTARSLSPALAHTLTAVTEELRDTFAQVAADPAGVAAVAGARAVALRAASALTCALLVEHAAWGDEPAEVAARLWARRWLRHEEIAVDAHQHVDLLC; encoded by the coding sequence CCGGCCGGGCACGCCGCCGCGAAGGGCCGCCTGGCCGACCTGGCCGCCGACGTGGTCGGCCCGCTGCGCGCCGCGCACGCCGACGCCGAAGCGCACCCGCCCCGCCTGGTCCGCTACGACCCGTGGGGCGCCCGCGTCGACCGGGTGGAGACCTCCGCCGGCTGGCGGACCCAACGCGCCGCCGCCGCCCGGCACGCCGTGGTGGCCCTGCCGTACCTGCCGGACGCGCGCGGCACCTGGGGCGCGGCGGCCCGGGTGGTGCAGCACGCCCTGCTGCACCTGTACGGGGCGGAGTCGGCCACGTTCTCCTGCCCGGTGGCGATGGCCGACGGGGCCGCCGCGCTGCTGTCGCGTCCCGAGGTCGACCCGGCGGTGCGGGACGCGTGGCTGCCCCGGCTGACCGCCACCGACCCGGACGTGGCGGTCACCAGCGGGCAGTGGATGACCGAGTCGCAGGGCGGCTCCGACCTGGCCCGCTCCGGTACCCTGGCCCGGCCCGCCCGGGACGGATCATGGCGGCTGACCGGCGAGAAGTGGTTCTGCTCGGCGGTGGACTCGGCGCTGGCGGTGGCCCTGGCCCGCCCCGAAGGGGCCGGCCGGGGCAGCCGGGTCCTCGCCCCGTTCCTGGTGCCCCGGTACGCCGCCGACTCGCCCCTCGCGGTCGGTGGTGACCCGACCGGCCCCGCCCCCGGGGTACGGATCCACCGGCTCAAGGACAAACTCGGCACCCGGGCGCTGCCCACCGCCGAGGTGGGGCTGCGGGACGCGTACGCGCTGCCGCTGGGTGACCCGACCCAACCCGGCCTGGCCCGGGCGATGACCCTGGTGGTGGTGACCCGGCTGCACAACGCCGCCGCCGCCGTGTCGGGGATGCGGCGCGGCCTGGCGTACGCCCGTGCGTACGCCGACGCCCGGCAGGTCGCCGGTGGCCGGCTGGTCGACTCGCCGCTGCACCGGGCCACCCTGGGCACCCTGGGCGTGGACACCGCCGGCGCGTTCGTACTGGCCGGGCACGCGTTCGCGCTGATGGGCCGGGTGGAGATCGGCGCCGACCCGGACGCCGCCGCCGAACTGCGGGTGGTCGCGCCGCTGGCGAAACTCGCCACCGGCCGGCTCGCCGTGTCCTGCGCCAGCGAGTACGTGGAGGCGTTCGGTGGGGCCGGCTACGTCGAGGACACCGGCGTGCCCCGGCTGCTGCGCGACGCGCAGGTCCTGCCGATCTGGGAGGGCACCACCAACGTGCTCGCCCTGGACGTGCTGCGCGCGGTCAGCCGCGAGGACGCGGGCCGGCCGCTGCTGCGTCGGCTCGCCGCCGCCGCGGACACCGCCCGCAGCCTGTCCCCCGCGCTCGCGCACACCCTCACCGCGGTCACCGAGGAACTGCGGGACACGTTCGCGCAGGTCGCCGCCGACCCGGCCGGAGTGGCGGCGGTCGCCGGCGCGCGGGCGGTGGCGCTGCGCGCCGCATCGGCGCTGACCTGCGCGCTGCTGGTCGAACACGCCGCGTGGGGCGACGAACCGGCCGAGGTGGCCGCCCGGCTGTGGGCGCGCCGGTGGCTGCGGCACGAGGAGATCGCGGTGGACGCCCACCAGCACGTCGACCTGCTCTGCTGA